TAGCGGGCGGTTGTGCAGCCGTAGGCCGTGTGCTACGGGGGCGACCCGGATTAGGAAGATCGCATGAGGGAGCTCTGCTTAGGCATAGTATGGGACAGGGCTTAGCTTATGAAAGTCGTATGACGGCTGCCTGCACCGGATACCCGGCTCCTCAGAAAACTATCGGGACCGGCTTTTCGTTGTCACCACACTGCAACATTCAAGTATATCCGGGAATCAATACGGGAATATATGTCCGCCCGATCTCCGTATACCCCTACCGGCCCTGAACCGGAGGACCGGTACAGCAACTTTTCCATCAGCGTGCCGGAATACTATAACTTCGGCTATGACGTGGTCGATGCGTGGGCGGCAAAAGAGCCGGACAAGCCGGCCATGCTCTGGGTGGACCGGCAGGGACAGGAAAAGGGGTACACGTTCCGGGATATGAAGACCGAATCCGACCGGGCTGCACACATCCTGCATGACTGCGGGATCTCCCAGGGTGACCGGGTATTCATCATGCTCCCGAGGATCCCGGAATGGTGGGTGCTCATCGTCGCCCTGATCAAACTTGGTGCCGTCTACACCCCCGCTCCCACGATGCTTACTTCCCATGACATCTCCTACCGTCTCAGGATTGGCAGGTTTGCGCTGGTTATCACCGACCTTGAGAACGCACATAAGGTAAACGAGGCTGTGAGGGAGGGATCGTTTATCCCCGGATGCATGGTTGCTGACGGGGAAATGCCGGGCTGGATCAGCTATTCCCGAAAACGTACGTCCCGTATATCGCACCCGGTGGCAGCGGGGGACTCCCCGCTCCGGGTAAAGACGAAATCGTCAGATCCTCTTGTGATCTTCTTCACCTCCGGCACGACCGGCAACCCCAAGATGGTACTTCACGACCACAGTTACCCGCTCGGCCATACCGTGACAGCACTGCTCTGGCAGGATTTGACCGCCACCGATCTCCACTTCACCATCTCCGATACCGGCTGGGCAAAGAGCGCGTGGGGAAACCTGTTCGGTCAGTGGATCGCGGGGGCGGCGGTTTTTGTCTATGATACCCGGGGAAAATTCGATCCCGCAGAAATCCCCCCGCTCCTTGAGAAGCACGCGATCACAACGTTCTGCTGCCCGCCCACAATCTACCGGATGCTGATCCTCCTTGACCTCAAACAGTATAACCTCTCAAGGCTCCGCCACTGCGTGAGTGCGGGCGAGCCCCTGAACCCCGAGGTGATCCGGATCTGGAAAGAGAAGACCGGCCTTTTGATCTACGAAGGATACGGCCAGACGGAGACGGTCCTCTGCATCGGCGCATTCCCGGGCCATGAATGCCCGCCGGGATCCATGGGAAAACCGGCCCCGGGCTGGCGCATCGAGCTCCACGATAAGGACGGCAGGCCCGTGGGGGTCAACCGCGAGGGAAGGATCGCGATCTCGCTTGAACCCCGGCCGGTCGGACTGTTCTCAGGGTATCTAAAAAACGAACCGGCAAGCAGGAAATCCTTTGTAAAAGGCTGGTACTACACGGATGACAAGGCGGCAATGGACAAAGACGGTAATTTCTGGTTCATCGGCCGGGATGACGATGTTATCAAGGCTTCGGGATACCGTATCGGGCCGTTCGAAGTCGAGAGCGCCTTGCTGGAGCACCCGGCAGTTGCTGAGGCGGCAGTCGTGGGATCTCCCGATCCGATCAGGGGACTGATTGTAAAAGCCTTCGTTGTTCTCAAGCCCGGCTTTCTGCCATCCGGCCAGCTCGTAGCCGGCCTGCAGGAGCACGTAAAAAAGGTGACCGCCCCGTACAAGTACCCGCGGGCGATTGAATTTGTCGATGCCCTCCCCAAGACTTATTCAGGTAAGATACGGAGGAATGAGCTCCGCGAACGGGAGGCAAAAAAGGGTAAACCGGCATAAAACCTCCACGGGACCGAAGGGTTACCGGTTTGACCGATCAAAATAACGATCCGCTTTCAATGAAAATTCTGTGTCGGCAAACTGTAATTCTGCCCTATTCGTATCTGCCGTGATTACAATTCCATTCAGGAACTCGATCGCTTTCACTTTTTCTCCAAATACACTGGAAATTATGGGGAATAACGTGATGTCATGTGCGATTGCAATAAGCAGATCCTGCTCGCCTGAATAAGGGCAGGATAACAGGTTTCTTAATACATAGTCAGAATACTGGTGAGGATCATGCAGAATATCCCCGGGGATCTCCTGGTCAAGCCATTTCCTGATACCCTCGCGCCAGCCCAATTCATCCCTGATAGCAATTAATTTGTCCAGATTTATTACCGGACTTTTTATTTCCGGCTCACATCCCAGGATCCGGGCAGGGGTATCCAGGGGATATCCATCGCGAATAGATTCGGCAGTCATCCTGCACCTGCGTGCTATGGTATGCCCGAGAAAAAGAGGTTTCCCCGGAAGAATTTTTCCTAAAGAGGCCCCGAATTCCCTTGCCATGAGGATTCCTTCGGGGGTTATTCCAACACTTTCGCGGAGATGATCAGGAATTCCTTCAAAGGAATTTCTCTTCGAATGGCGGATTATGACGATTGTTTTCCGGTTTTTCGGGGCTTCTTTTAAAATATCCAGGACGAAATCCCCAGGTTTCATGCGCAACTACCCCCCAACAGGGTTCCTTTTTCTCCCAAGGATGCCTTTATGAAAATTTTTCCCATGATATCCTCCCGGAATGCCTCAGGTGATGCATCCTTTTTTACCGGTTGATTCATAGAGATACATTTTTCCGGTATATATGCCGGCTGTCATGCCCGTTAAACCCCGCAAATGGACAAAGGAAAAGATGGCCTGTTTTGGAGGTGAAACCGAAGCAATATCGCTCAACACTGTCCTTAAATACGGGGATAAGCTCGATATCGAAAACCAGCAGTACATCCAGGAAATCATCCACCGCTGGCCCATAACAATGAGAAGCCCACTGAGAAAAAGCAGTGATTGCTGTACTGGCAGCACATGGCTACCACGGGGAACCTGTTGAGTAGAAAAGAAAAATTATTTTTTTACCGGAGTGGCGATTGGTGCCACATTCGGCTTGCAGCCTTCGCCACGGAAGAGTGCCCATTCCTCGCAGGAGGTTCCATTCGGGAACTTGCACATGCCGTACTCGCTGCCATCAGGGTTCTTCAGGATTTCTGATGTGGCCCCAACTTTGCCACAGTTTACGGAGGCCGGGTTTGCCATGCCGACCACTGCCGGTGTTGTCGTCACGGGTGTAAACGGTTTACAGCCTTCGTTGCGGAAGAGTGCCCATTCATCACAGCTGGTGCCATTGGTGAATGTACACATTCCGTACTCGTTCCCCTGTGCATCTTTCCTGATCTCGATCTTTCCACCTACTTTGCCACAGTTGACTGATGCAGGATTTGCTAAGCCGGAACTGGTCGATGCTGCCTTAGTGACGACAGGTGTGTGAGTCGCAGGTATCTGTGCGGGTGTTACCTGCTGGGTGCAACCGGCAACGAGAAGGCCGGCAACAAGGCAGAGGCCCATGATGATCAGGAGAGCGTTTTTCGATATCATGATTGATCAGGGTAATTATGTCAGATACTGAATAAAAACCTGACTATGTGTTCTCGGTTAATTCCACATCCCCGATCCAAACCACTATCCGTTGACGTGCGGATAGAGAGTTATCTTGACAAAACAGCCGTGATAAGATAAAAAACGCATGGGAGGGATTCTGCCCCTAAGCGGGATGGGGGGGTTATTGGAAAAGGTACTGGTCAAGCCAGCTGAGCTCTTCTCCCACCTTGCGTGCCTGCGTTTCCGGAGTTTTCATGTGGTGCGGCTGGCCATTAAAGAGGACGAACCGGACGGGCGCTGTGCTCCCTTCTTTGTAGGCCCGGTACGTGACCCAGGCGCTCGCGGGATCTACCTGACCGTCATTCGTGCCGATCATCATGAGGAGTGGTGTTCTTCTCTTGTCCGCCTGGTAAACAGGACTCACGTGCCAGAATGCCTGCGGATCCTGGTACGGGCTTTTTGCGTAATACATCTTGTCCATGACGATACCGTTCGTGTTGGCTACCTGGGAGTTCTCGTCCGCAGTCCCCGCTCCGGCAACTGCCGCTTTCAGCGAAGGGTCCCGGGTGACCAGGGCAAGCGTGAGGATCCCGCCATTCGACCAACCGGTGACTCCCACCTGCGAACGGTTGATAATGCCCCTTCCGGCAAGGTAATCGATCCCGGTCTCGATGTCCTCAATCGGCAGGTCATAGTAATTCCCACCCTCAATGGACCGGGCAAAAGGCAGGCCGAAGTTCGTGCTTCCGTGGTAGTTGACCGAGAGCGTGACCGCACCCCGGTCCGTGATCAGGTGGTAGGGGAATTCCCAGGTGTCGCGCCAGCTGTCGAAGTCCCCGTAGTTCGGCCCGCCATGGATGACGAGGACCAGCGGGTACTGCTTTCCCTTTTGATAACCCGGCGGGTACCGGATGACACCATAGACCGTATCGTTACGGGCCCCTTTCCAGGAGGTCACCTCTGAAGAACCCAGGTCTTTTCCCTGGAGGTTCTGGTTTAAGTCAGTTAGCTGCACCGGGTCCGTGATCGCCGTACCCTGTACACTCGCCCGGATGATCTGGGGTGGTGCAGAGGCTGAATTGCGGTTGTACACAACGGAGGAACCGGCCCGGTTGGTCTCGATGGCAAAGATGTTCCCCTGGTCCTTTCCGGCAAGAAGAGTCACCTGCCAGCCGGTGCTGTTGTGCACGAGACGGGCGACTTTCGGGTTGGTGCCGTCAGCCAGGAGGAGATAGGCCCCGCCATTGAACGGATTGACTTCGATATCGCTGTTGAAGAGGTCGATAAACAGGCCCCGGTCCCAGCCGAGCGGGACCTCTTCAAGCGAACGGGTAGCCGGGGAGTATGCCTGGAGGTAGGCAGCATCTTCCACGGGATACCGCAACCCGCCGTTTTCGAACCGTTCGATATACACGACATTGCTGTCCGGTGACCACGCGAACTGGTTGGTGTCCTGGTACCCCTCAAGGGACGAGAAGAGTTGCCGCTCCTCCCCGCTCTTTGTGTCGAGGAGGACGTACCGGAAGGTGGAGCCGGCCTGCCAGGATAAGGGGTCCGGCGCTGCCTTGTACAGGACGTACTTCCCGTCCGGCGAGGGCGCCCAGATGGTGATGACATCGTTGTTGGACGAGAGCGGGGCAATCGTCCCGTCCTTCAGTGCATAGGTCTTCAGGATCACCGGTGCCGGCGTCTCGTCCACGACAACAACGTCACCGCTGCCACCAACAGCACCGGCCGGTGTCCCGGTGAAGACGAGACGGTCGGTCCCGAGCCAGGCAAAACTCCCGGCAAGTTCGTCCGTCACGTTCGGGAGGCGGATCGCCTTCGTGTCATGGACATGGGTGAGGTACAGGGAAACGGGCCCGCCTGCCCGTATCTGCGCTGCATACACGACCGTGTTCCCGTCCGGTGAAAGGGCATAGGACATGACCGAATCGCCTGGACCTGAAAGAGAAGTCTCTGTTGCAGCACGGACATCGATATACATCAGG
This portion of the Methanoregula sp. genome encodes:
- a CDS encoding AMP-binding protein → MSARSPYTPTGPEPEDRYSNFSISVPEYYNFGYDVVDAWAAKEPDKPAMLWVDRQGQEKGYTFRDMKTESDRAAHILHDCGISQGDRVFIMLPRIPEWWVLIVALIKLGAVYTPAPTMLTSHDISYRLRIGRFALVITDLENAHKVNEAVREGSFIPGCMVADGEMPGWISYSRKRTSRISHPVAAGDSPLRVKTKSSDPLVIFFTSGTTGNPKMVLHDHSYPLGHTVTALLWQDLTATDLHFTISDTGWAKSAWGNLFGQWIAGAAVFVYDTRGKFDPAEIPPLLEKHAITTFCCPPTIYRMLILLDLKQYNLSRLRHCVSAGEPLNPEVIRIWKEKTGLLIYEGYGQTETVLCIGAFPGHECPPGSMGKPAPGWRIELHDKDGRPVGVNREGRIAISLEPRPVGLFSGYLKNEPASRKSFVKGWYYTDDKAAMDKDGNFWFIGRDDDVIKASGYRIGPFEVESALLEHPAVAEAAVVGSPDPIRGLIVKAFVVLKPGFLPSGQLVAGLQEHVKKVTAPYKYPRAIEFVDALPKTYSGKIRRNELREREAKKGKPA
- a CDS encoding histidine phosphatase family protein; this encodes MKPGDFVLDILKEAPKNRKTIVIIRHSKRNSFEGIPDHLRESVGITPEGILMAREFGASLGKILPGKPLFLGHTIARRCRMTAESIRDGYPLDTPARILGCEPEIKSPVINLDKLIAIRDELGWREGIRKWLDQEIPGDILHDPHQYSDYVLRNLLSCPYSGEQDLLIAIAHDITLFPIISSVFGEKVKAIEFLNGIVITADTNRAELQFADTEFSLKADRYFDRSNR
- a CDS encoding DUF333 domain-containing protein, whose amino-acid sequence is MISKNALLIIMGLCLVAGLLVAGCTQQVTPAQIPATHTPVVTKAASTSSGLANPASVNCGKVGGKIEIRKDAQGNEYGMCTFTNGTSCDEWALFRNEGCKPFTPVTTTPAVVGMANPASVNCGKVGATSEILKNPDGSEYGMCKFPNGTSCEEWALFRGEGCKPNVAPIATPVKK
- a CDS encoding prolyl oligopeptidase family serine peptidase → MTPRLLPHFLLAALLITALLVIPVSAGGSGSLVPADILSMETPGHFTLSSDGGNLLYIRSVGTDLNPPKDNGTLMYIDVRAATETSLSGPGDSVMSYALSPDGNTVVYAAQIRAGGPVSLYLTHVHDTKAIRLPNVTDELAGSFAWLGTDRLVFTGTPAGAVGGSGDVVVVDETPAPVILKTYALKDGTIAPLSSNNDVITIWAPSPDGKYVLYKAAPDPLSWQAGSTFRYVLLDTKSGEERQLFSSLEGYQDTNQFAWSPDSNVVYIERFENGGLRYPVEDAAYLQAYSPATRSLEEVPLGWDRGLFIDLFNSDIEVNPFNGGAYLLLADGTNPKVARLVHNSTGWQVTLLAGKDQGNIFAIETNRAGSSVVYNRNSASAPPQIIRASVQGTAITDPVQLTDLNQNLQGKDLGSSEVTSWKGARNDTVYGVIRYPPGYQKGKQYPLVLVIHGGPNYGDFDSWRDTWEFPYHLITDRGAVTLSVNYHGSTNFGLPFARSIEGGNYYDLPIEDIETGIDYLAGRGIINRSQVGVTGWSNGGILTLALVTRDPSLKAAVAGAGTADENSQVANTNGIVMDKMYYAKSPYQDPQAFWHVSPVYQADKRRTPLLMMIGTNDGQVDPASAWVTYRAYKEGSTAPVRFVLFNGQPHHMKTPETQARKVGEELSWLDQYLFQ